Part of the Pseudomonas sp. M30-35 genome is shown below.
CCAGCACACGGACACCGCCTTGCTTGATAAAGCTCTCGGTAAGCGCCGCAATGAAACCTTCGGTATCGTTGACCGCTCGCCAATCCGGGAAAATCAGGCCGTGCTTGAACTTGCCAGCAAGTGTCGGCTCGAGATCGGCGATATCGTCTGAATCCAGCTCTTCAGACCTAAAACCCAGGGACTTACGCAATTCAAGGTGCGGTCGCTCATGAACGATGCCGTCGGCGGAGTCGAAGACCTCGATAATCGGGCGTTGACCGAGCAATGATTTGTCTGCGCAAGCCTCCAGCAAAGGTGCATAGTCTTCGTAGGCATGGCTGGTAAGGGTGGTCATTGCCTGGGCGATCTCGACAATTTTCGAGTGCCGGGCACAGGCAATAAAACGCAGGAACCAAGGCAAAATTCCAGGCAATGCGCTGGGTCGTAGCGCCAGCGGACCCTTCTGATTGAGCAACCACGCTGGGATTTTCTTGAGGATGCCCGGTTTGGACAGCGGGATGACCTCGCTGACGGCCATCTGGCCGCAGCTCCACTTGGCCGTGCTATCACCCGGCGCAGCGGGGTCGATCAAGGTGACCTGAAAACCTTCGCGTTGCAGGTAAAGGGCGCAACAGACGCCGACGATACCGCCGCCAATTACAACTGCTACGCCAGAAACTGCTTGTTCTGGGACGGGTAACTGCGCTTCGCTCATAAAACGCTCTCTTTGAAAAAACGCGGGATTGTCAAAATTTTCAGAGTAAATCCTTCCCCGTCACGGCGTTACTGGTCGACAGATTTACTCTGTCGCGCTTCATGATCCAGGCATAGGTATTGATGCAAATAAAGGCTTTTCGTTTCCACAGTGCTTGCGCTGAAGCCACCACACCGCCCGACACATCGGGCGGTGTGGTGCAAGATCACCCCTGAAGCAACTCGAGCTCCTTGCGGAATCTTGCTTTCTCATCATCAGTAAGAGGTTGTAGAGGCATGCGCGCATGACCCACATCAAAACCGGCCAACTCACAGCCGTACTTGACCTTCTGAATAAACTTGCCGCTTTCAAGATTGTTCATCAACGGGAACATGGAGCGAATGATTTGCTGTGCACCCGCCAAATCGCCCGAGGTGTACTTGTTATAGAAAGACACGATGTGCTCGGAAAGAAAGTTGGCAGGCGCGCAAATCCAGCTTGTCGCACCCCACAAGAAGAAGTCCAAAGCCTGGTCATCCGAACCGCAGGAAAGCTGGATTTTGCCTTTGTAGTTCTCTCCAATCTCAACAGCGCGCAGCAAGTTGCCGCTGCTTTCCTTGATACCGATAACGCGGTCATGATCTTTTAAGGCGTCGAGGACGCTAAAACCCACTTCGATATTGGTACGCACCGGGTAGTTGTAAAGCACGATATTCACGTCAGGCACAGCATCCAATACTGCTTGATAGTGACCGATCAGCTCTTCTTGAGTAGGCAGCGAGTAAAACGGCGGTGCCACCAGCAAATTGCTGTAGCCCGCGTCGCGCGCTTGCTTGACCTGCTCGATAACCTCGCGGGTGCAGGCACCATTCGCACCAGCGATCAACAGGCCGCGGCCAGCGACAGTCTCGCGCACGGTTGCCAGAACCTTGCGCCGCTCATCATTGGTCAGCGCATAGGACTCACCGGTAGTACCCAGCGGAACCAGTCCGCTGACGCCAACCTTGAGATGATGCTCGACCAGTGCGGCCAGGCGTTCGTGGTCGACTGCACCATTTTTGTCGAAGGGGGTAACCAGGGCAGGCATAATGCCTTTAAGTTGCTGCATGGATATATCTCCAATGAGGTGGGTGTTAGTACGCATAGCGACGCAGTAGACGGCCCTCGACCACACCGACCAGACGAGTGAGCGGGAACGCCACGAGGAAATAGATGACGGCAACGGCGGAGAGAAACTCCACTGGGCGCGCCGTGCTGTTTGATATGTTCTGGCCGATGAACATCAGGTCGGCGATCCCTACCGAAGAGATCAACGCGCTCTCCTTGAACAGGCTCACCACGTTCGATAGCAGCGGCGGAATGGAGCGCAGCAAAGCCTGCGGAAAAACCACGTAGAACACTTTAATCCGCGAGGTCAGGCCAAGTGCCGTGCAGGCGTCATGCTGCTCACTGGCGATTGACTTCAGGGCGCCGCGAAAGGTCTCGCTGGTGATTGCAGCCATATACAGCGTCAGCGCAATCACTACCGATACGTACGGCGGAATATTTACCCCGAGCACAACCGGAAAGCAAAAGAACACCCAGAACAGTTGGATCAGCAATGGCGTGCCGCGGAAGAACTCCACATAAAGCGCGGTCGGCCATTTCAGGATTCGAAATTTAGAAATGCGCAGCAAGCTGACCAAGAAACCCGCCAGACTGCCAATCAAGGCACAGCTCAGGGTGATGGCAAGAGTCAACCCCAAGCCTTTTAGCAGCACATGCCAGTAGGAAAAAACGATGGAGAAATCGATGGTCATCATGACGTTATCCTCAGCGCGCAGTCGCGGCGTCCTGACGCCGCTCGATGGCATTCACCAGTTGAGCGATTGGCAACGACATGGCGAAATAGATCAGGGCTATCAGCGAGTAGGTTTCCAGTGGCCGGTAAGCTTCAGTGGCGAGGCTCTTGCCCACGTACATCAAGTCGCCAACCGCGACGATGGCAACCAATGCTGTTTGCTGCAGACTGCCAATACCATTGGTCATAAGTACCGGCAGCGCAGTGCGCAGCGACTGGGGTAACACCACGTACAAGGTGCGTTGCCAAGGGCGCAGGCCTAAGGCGACGCAGGCATCCAGATGCTCGCGCGGCACGGTCTGCACACCAGCTCGGTATGCCTCAGCGTTGAATGCAGTGAGGTTCAGGCCCAGCGCCAGAAAGCCCATGAAGATCGGATCGATAAAGACATTGAACAGTATCGGTACGCAGTAGAAGAACCAGACGATCTGCAGCAGCGCCGGTGTGCAACGAAAGAACTCAATGAACAACTGGGCTGGCCAGCGCAGAAAGAACCAGCGGCTCATGGTCAGCAGGCACAGGCCGAAGCCCAGCGTCAAACCCAGCACGTTGGAGACAAAAGCCAGTTCCAGGGTTACCTTCAAGCCCTCCCAGAGGGCAGGCAAGCTGCCACTTAGGAAATGAAAGTCGAATTGATAGTTCATGGCGTCGCCCCTCAGTCCAAGTGCAGAACTTTTTCCAGAAATTCCCGAGTCCGGGCTTCCTTGGGTTGCTTGAAGATCTGCCCCGGCGGCCCCTGCTCAACGATCTTGCCGTTGGCGCAGAACACCACCCGGGTGGCGATATCGCGGGCGAAATGCATGTCGTGGGTGACGATGATCATGGCCATCTTCTGCTCGGCCAGCTGTAGCATCACGTTCTGCACCTCGATAACCATTTCCGGATCGAGCGCAGAAGTGACTTCATCGAACAGCATGAGCTTGGGTTCCAGCATCAAGGCACGAGCAATGGCCACGCGTTGCTTCTGGCCGCCGGACAACTGGCTCGGGTAGGCGTGCAGTTTTTCTTCGAGACCGAGACGCGCGAGAAAAATACGAGCACGCTCTGTGGCTTCGGCCTTGGACAGACCATGAACCTTGACCGGCGCGAGGATCAGGTTGCCCAGCACCGACATGTGCGGAAACAGGGTGTAGTGCTGAAACACCATGCCAATCTGGTTCTGCAAGCGCGCATCCAACGATTTGCCGCGAGCCATGCTTGGGCTGATATAGGGTTTGCCCTGAAAGTTAATGGTCCCGCGCTGGATACCTTCCAGCCCCATCAGCACCCGAAGCAGCGAGCTCTTGCCGCTACCACTCGGACCGATGATCACTAGGCGATCGTCGGCGCGCATGTCCAGATCAAGCCCATCCATTACGACCAGGTTTTCACCATAGGACTTACATACATCGCGTAGCTGGATAAAGTCACCAGAGACTGAATCGCAGACGAGTTCAGCTTGTGGCTGGGCAGCCACCAGATAAGGCACTTTCATAAAACGTTCTCCAGGAGAGCGTCCGGCTAGCGGACGCTATCGAGAGTCATCAGGAAATCACTGCGAGGATTTTTCAGCGGCGTTGACTTCGACGGAGGCCTTGTCGACCAGAGCGGCGATTTCGCCCGTTGCACGGCGTTGGGTCAGGTAGATGTTCAGTACCTGCAAGTCTGCGAAGCTGATATCACGACGCAAACCGAAGGCAACACCCTGCTTGGCCAGAGCCGGAGAAGGCAGAACCTCTTTGCTCCAGTCCGGGTTTGCGAGAGCGAACAGGTGATTGGTGTCGCTGGCGTCGACCAACACATCCGCCCGACGCGACATCAACGCCAGGCGCGTTTCATCCATTCCTGGTAAACGCATGATCTTGGCGTTTTTGACCACCGCAGAAATAGCCTTGTCTGCCGCGGTGCCCGACATCACTGCAAAGGTGACACCGTCCTTGTCATAGTCGGCCACAGAGTCACCGGCACCCGCCAGCTTGGGATTTTCCTTATTGATAAGGAGCGATATCTCGTAGCTAGTCGCTTCTGTGGAGAAAGCGACGGCCAAGGCACGCTCTGGCGTCTGGTTAAGCGCCATTGCCAGATCCCACTTGTCGCTTTGAACACCCGCGACGATGTTGTCCCAACTGGTGTCAACAAACTCAACCTTGACCTTCAGCACCTTTTCACCGAAGTCACGACACAGGTCCACGAAGAAACCACTGTATTGGCCGGAAGCCACGTCGCGCATCACATAAGGAGCTGCGACTGCGGCTCCACAACGGAGCACACCTGCCTTCTGAACACCTTGCCAAAGTTGAGAGTCCGCCGCCTGAGCGGGCACTACAGAGAGCAATGAACCGATTGCAGTAGCGCAGGCGATTACATTGCGAATTGAGCGAAAGGAAAACCGAGCCATTGTGAACCTCACCTATAACGTTGTTTTTGTTGGCAGAAGTACAAGCAACCGATTACGCGCTTTTTATAAGACACTCATTCAGCGATGTGTGCAGCGCTGTATACAGACTAGACTTGAGTAAAAGTGAGTGTCAACACGCTGAGGAGATTTTTTTCAAAACAATGACCGAACGGTCGAGCCCATTACGAAGAATGGCTCGACCGTTTCGAGGAGAAATTGGTGGGAAGAAGAAGTCGCTTAAAGGGCGTGCTGCAACGCTTCTAGAAAGCGCTCAAGAATAAGGCTCTGCCGACACCCTTTGCGGGTCGCTACGGCCAGCTTGGCATCGAAGAACAGTCGCTCGGGGCTCAAAGGTGCCATCAACCCTTTTTCAACCCAGATCGAGGCGTAATGCTCCGGCAGATAGCCGATATAGCTACCGGTCAAGATGAGAAAAGCGATCCCTTCGCGATCGGTTGCAGTTGCGGCAAAGTTGAGTAATTGGTGGAGGCCGATGGCCTCTGCAGTCATGCGGTAGCTGGGAACCACTGCATCGGCAGACCTCAACTCGTCATTACTCACCTCACTGGCACGCCCGAAAAACGGGTGTTCGTGGCTGCAGTACAGGTTCGATCGTTCCTCATAGAGCACGCTGTAGTCCAAACCCGACAACGGCGAAATCATCGGTAGAGCCCCTACATGCAAGCGGCCATCCAGCAGCCCTCGCTCAATCTCACCGGGCGTACTCATGCTCAGATTGATCTTAACGCCCGCGCCCTGGCCACGCACAGCCTTGAGAGCCCGGGTAATGCGCATCTTGGGCTGGGTCACCAAATTGTTGACGATGCCGACATTGAGGTCTCCACGCAGTTGCTGGTGCATTTCATTGACCTCGCCGCGAAACCCCTCAATGGCAACCAGCACCGATTCACCAGCACGCAAAACCTCACGCCCCTCGTCAGTCAAAGCAAAGCCCGCGCGCCCGCGCTGGCATAGGCGCATACCCAAACGCTTCTCCAGATCACTCATATGCAGGCTGATCGCAGATCGACTGATGCCCAGCGCGCTCTCCGCTGCGGTGAAGCTACCGCTCTCGGCCACCGTCTTGAAAATACGCAGCAGGCGCAGATCGAAGTCGCTGACCTGGCTCAGGTGAGGTTTTTTAGGCATACGTGAGTATTTCCATATTTAAACGTAACAATATATAGATTTAACTCACCATTTAATTAAGTACAAGCTGAGCGCAACTTCCATGCACCAGTGATTGACGTCATGAACTAGCGCCTGCACCACTATCGCTTGCCTGCTCACACCCAGCCTAGAGAATTGCCGCAACGGACAAGATCATGCTCCACGATCGACGATATTCTGGCCCGCGACCTCAGCCTGATGATCAACTTTAGCAAGATGCTCAAAGCTTTCTCGGCCACGCTTCGCCCTAATTTCAGGCGAAGGTTTGGCTCTGTGGAAGACCCGTACCCTATCGCGCGTGATACGGATCTGAGTCGAACAACTCTCTGCCCTGCTACTGCTTAGGTTGCCAAGCTGTTGAGCTAGCCGCCGCCTTGAACTTAGCGCGATTTTCCGGCGTGGCCGGTGGTTCGGAGTCACCAAAAACTGCCTTGAGCCAGTGCCCATCGGTAGGGTTCGGGAAGAGAATGAACTTACGACCGAACTGCTCTTTATCCTCAGTCATTAGTTCCTCGCGTTGCTTGACGTCAGCAACGTAATACTTGCGCTTGAAGTCATTGAGATTGTCGCCGAGCATCACGACCACCTCATAATCTTTGGCAATCTCTTTTTGGCGTGGCTCTTTGTTGGAACTGTCGCGATAAACCGTCAGGTGCTGCTCATCAGCAAAAGGCAGTTTGTTCTTACGTAGATTTTCCAGGGCGTAGTTAAAGGTGTTTTCGCCTTGATCACGACTGGTGACATAGAAAATCTCTACCCCCTTCGACTGCGCATAGTTCAAAAAATCCAGCGCTCCGGGTGTGGCGACAGGGCCGTTATCAGCAACCCATTGGTCCCAGGCATTGTCGTCGAAAAACTCTTTCCCCGAGTTGATCATGTAGCCCCAATAACTGATGCTACTTAGAACGGTATCGTCCAGATCGCTGATAATAGCTAAAGGGCGATCACCGTCCTTGTGAGCTTGAAGGGCTTGATCAAGGTGCATTCTCGCTACGTTGAAGCCCTGATAGTAAAGCGCCTCGAACTCGGCTGCTGTTTGCTTCCACGCGACTGCGGCGGTCAAAAGATTTGAAGGGGGGCTGGCGGCCTCATCCGCAAAGGTTTGCGCCCCTTGCAGCATTAGAAACGAGAAGAAAAATGGCGTCGCTAGCTTTGTTTTTATTTTCATATTCTGACCTTTAGCTCCAGGATTGAACCGCTTGAACAAACACTGCCAAGGAGTTTTACACCACCCAGATTTACGCTCAATGCAGGTGTCGCGTTTCTAGCTCAATGAGGCGCAATCCCCTACATTTCGTATTGAAATCAACGACTGGCGAATTGAGTCCTTTCTCGTTTTATAAACAGGCCTGCACGACCGCTTATGTCCCAGTGAATAATTGCGGACAGCCCAGCCCAGGCTATTCAGCTTTTGCCCTCCATTATTAACGATATAACGTCGTCACCAGCCAATCGCAATCCCTCAAGTAATTGTGCCGCCGCTACTACTCGCGGCTGTCCAACTGCACGATTCCCAGCCCGCCCCATCGATTTCTTTTTTTTAAAACCAGCTTGTAAGCTTATGATTAAGAACTACTATTTTGTGTGCAGCTTCGGCTCAGCAAGAAGCTACGCTAGTCTGCAGTTGCAGTTTTAGAGATGAGATTCCACTGGGTCTATGGCTCAATAAAGCCGTAGATGTTTTGCGATTTTGCTCTACGAAACACCCTAAAAAATTGCTGGTAGTTGCCGTGATTACGGTCCAGCAGATCAAGCCAAAAGGAGTTTGTAATGAATCTGAATGCTCTATCGACCGCAACGCTTGGGAGCAGATCATCTCCAGCCAAGTTTTGGAAAGTCAGCACCTCGTTTCTGCTTGCAGCATCCATCATAGTATCTGGTCAAAGCTGGGCAGCAGAAACAGCTAAGCCCGCAACGGATGCTACCAAAGCTGCTAATGATGCCTTGCTCAAAGAGCTGCCATTTGACGACAAGACCTCCTTCGAGTTAGCGCACAAAGGTTTCATTGCTCCCCTGCCCGCAGAGCCGATCAAAGGCGAAAAGGGCAATATGATCTGGGACCCAAGCAAATATGGCTTCATTAAAGAAGGTGAAGCCGCGCCGGACACAACCAACCCAAGCTTGTGGCGCCAATCGCAACTAATCAACATTTCTGGCCTGTTTGAAGTCACCGACGGCATTTACCAAGTCCGTAACTATGACTTGTCGAACATGACCATCGTCGAGGGCAAAGATGGCATCACTATATTCGACCCACTGATCTCCCAAGAGACAGCTAAGGCGGCGCTCGACCTCTACTACAAACATCGGCCCAAAAAACCCGTGGTAGCAGTTATCTACACGCACAGCCACGTTGACCACTACGGCGGTGTGCGCGGCGTTGTTGATGAGGCAGACGTTAAGGCTGGTAAGGTTAAGATCTACGCACCGTTAGGTTTCCTTGAACACGCTGTAGCCGAGAACGTTATGGCGGGAACAGCAATGAGCCGCCGTGCCAGTTACATGTACGGGAACCTGCTGCCGCCAGACGCCAAAGGGCAATTAGGCGCTGGGCTAGGAACCACAACATCCGCTGGTACCGTAACGCTTATTCCTCCGACCGACATCATCAAGGAAACTGGTGAAACGCACGTAATCGACGGTCTCACCTACGAATTCATGTATGCACCTGGCAGTGAAGCGCCAGCTGAAATGCTCTACTACATTAAGGAAAAGAAAGCTCTTAACGCAGCCGAAGACTCCACCCACACTCTGCACAACACCTACTCGCTGCGCGGCGCCAAGATTCGTGACCCGCTCGCTTGGTCGAAATATCTGAATGAAGCGCTGAAGCTATGGGGCGATGACGTTCAAGTTATGTACGCCATGCACCACTGGCCGGTGTGGGGCAACAAAGAAGTGCGCGAGCAGTTATCGCTTCAACGCGATATGTACCGTTACATCAATGATGAAACCCTGCGCCTAGCGAACAAGGGTTACACCATGACCGAGATCGCGGAGCAGGTAAAACTGCCGAAGAACATCGCCACAAAGTTCTCAAACCGCGGCTACTACGGTTCTCTGAATCACAACGTCAAAGCCACTTATGTTCTGTATCTTGGCTGGTTTATTGGCAACCCCGCCACATTGTGGGAGCTGCCACCTGCAGACAAGGCTAAGCGTTACGTCGAAATGATGGGTGGTGCTGATGCTGTGCTGAAAAAAGCCAAGGAGTATTACGACAAAGGTGATTTCCGCTGGGTAGCCGAGGTGGTCAACCATGTGGTCTTTGCTGAGCCGGACAATCAAGCGGCAAAAAATATGCAAGCCGATGCGCTGGAACAGTTAGGTTATCAAGCTGAGAGCGGCCCATGGCGCAACTTCTACCTCACCGGTGCGCAGGAGCTTCGCAATGGCGTACAACAACTGCCGACACCTGATACCGCAAGTCCCGACACCGTCAAGGCAATGGATCTGGACCTGTTCTTCGACTATCTGGCAATGCGCTTGAAAGGGCCTGATGTTGCCGATAAGCACATCACTCTCAACCTTGACTTTACCGACCTCAAACAGAAGTACACGCTTGAGATGGTAAATGGTGTGCTCAACCACACCGAAGGCATGCAGGCCAAGAACCCCGACGCTACCGTTACCTTGACGCGTGACACGCTTAATAGCGTGATGCTTAAACAGACCACGCTAAAAGATGCGGAAAGCTCAGGCGACATCAAAATCGAAGGTGACAAAGGCAAACTCGAAGAGTTGATGAGCTACATGGATGACTTCGATTTCTGGTTCAACATTGTGACGCCATAACACTTTAAGTGAAGGAAGTTGTTCAAGGCAGGCCATTGGATTTATTCGATGGCCTGCTTTTTTATGTGGACGAGAAAGCATAGGGATATTTCGATACAATGCCGGTGGCCATTGATCGACCACGCCTCACCAACCACAGCGTAGCCCCACATTATTCTTGATAAACTGACGCTCCTAGTTTTAATATTGCAGGTTGTAGCCGGCCTGTCGGTATTGATTTGCTCGTTAACCCTCCCGCCAGAACAGCAAACTCAACTGAGACAAATCACCGTATTTACAGGTACTCCCTGAATTGTCCCGTCGCTTCAGTGCCGCGCCCATGATGGATTGGGTTGATACAATTTAAATATCTAGCAATTTCAGCAGGTTAGAAATTCAAACTGTTTTGCTGTAGCAAAATTCAAGCAAGGGAGAACACGGGCTTGCTCCACCATTTGCATTCGACCTGACCAGTTATTTGCATCAGATTAGGCCTGCACGATCCGTGGATATGATCGACCGAGATCGGCCAAAAGCAGCCGCTCAGGATTGGAGTCTTTCGACCCTTTGCAGCCATCGTAGACGCTTCAGTGACCGTAAACGGAGAGCAATCGGGAAATGACTACCCCACTTTTGAACCTCAAGGCGACGCAGTTTTCTCCTTCACATCATAGTTTTTTTTCTTCGCAAAGACTCCGCCAACGACTGTCGGCTCTATAAATAAAATCTTTCTCTTGCTAGCTCCAGGACCATAGGGCTGCATTCGAAAGTGCCCCTTCCTCCAATGTGTACGTTTTTCTTTTACATTTCTCGCGTGATCAAATCCCGCGTCAGACTCATAGATGACATTATCCACTGGACTAATTACAACTCTGTCATAGGTCTTCCGAAGCTTATCTTCAAACTTGCGAATTTTGCCTAGGCCTTTCAATGAGGTTATTTTTTTTCTAAGTTCCTTTCGCTCATTGAAAGCAGTATCGCGATATTGCTTGCAATTAATAAATAATAGAACCTTGGCCATGTGATTTAATGTTTCAGATAAATATCTAATATCGCCTGTAAAGTCATCGTCATGGCCGTACTTTTCCTCGACGCTACTGAGCTCTTGCTTTATTGTTCGCATCCCATCCTGTATGTAAAATCCTTGCACTCGCAGTGCGTCATCTTCCACATGTGATTTACCCAGTGGCGAGCCGGTAAACATCAAATCCAGAATCCTCAACGGCTTGTTCACATCCACCATTGGGCTATCAGTATAACGCTTCATCTCTACTGAGCCCGGATCAATCTGGGTTTCACTTATATAAACTCCTTCAAGTATGTGCTCATGCGTAGATTCGTTATATACTTTTAGTGAGGAGTTCCGGCTCTCTGTGAACTCGATGTAGCAAGTTTTAAATGGAGGGCGGAGGTAATCTACTGGAACGTCATCGCCAATCTCTGTCTGTTCCAAAATCTCGTCGAGAAAATTTGATGTCGTCAAGATGTTGCCATCTTGGCGCCTGAATTTGTAAGAGTAGAGCGTTGTGCTTAGGGCGATTCCCGCCATATGGTCAGTTAAGTTGTCGGAGCGATACAAAGAAAATATATCAGGTCGGAGCCTCATTATCGTCTGTGTTAAGTAGTCTATCGAACAAGTTTCAATATCCAACCCGGTGAAGACCTCGTCGTACACTTGGTCCCTCGCCCGCGTGCTCATCTCAGTATATTTTGAACAGGTGATCCTCACCGGATGTGGCAATTTGTATGTGATGTCCATATTCTTCCAATCTACCAGTTAAATAAATGAAACTCTATCGGGTTCGGACAACGCCGAACAAATGAGATTATCACATTACGGAATTCGAATAGCCTCATAGGATGACACTAAGGGTTCTGGCGTCGGGCACAGCATTAGTTCGGATTTTCAGCGGATACATTTCCATACGCCTTCTTCTAGTTCAAGACTCTCATCACAAACATAAACAAGCGACTCGCAATGGCTTTTTTTGGCCGATTGCTGTTTGTCGCGAAGGGCAGTCTCCGAGCCAAAGCTGACGTAATGCAATGGACGCCAGGGCCGAAAGGCGCGGTCATCCAACACGCCAGCTTTCGCAAGCCATCTCAGCCCCTCAAGCTCAAATCAGCGCTGCGAAGCGACAATGCATCAACCTTTTCTGAATGCCTCTAAGACGCTTTCGTACACATATGGCAGGTACGCCTATCGCTGCGCAATAGTTCACTATTTAAAAGCTTAAGTCTTCTAAATGCACCCTATTTATAGAAGTCTGGATAAAAAATACTGATTGGATTTCCGACGCTTTCAGGATCGTCAATGGCCTTCCTTCCTTGGTTAGCAATTTCTGCTCGATATGTTTGAAGTTTTGGGATTAAAGAGTATATGTCGGTAGTGTCAAAGATAAGTTTTCTGAATTGGTTTACATCAAAAAGAAGGCGGTCACTTTTTCTAATAATTTGTACTACCGGGAGCCTGAGTGCATGTCGCAGCGCTACCTCATAAAAAACGTTAGGGTTTAAATATGAAAGGTCTGCAATCGCAAACTTGGATCTCTTGAGATACTCTAGCACCTGAGTGGTGATCATGCCTGGATCACCAATGTGATCCGCACGAACTACGGTCAGCCCAAGCTCTTCTAAAGCGAGTTGGACCAATGACGACATAAACAAATCAGCATGCTTCCGTTCAATGCTTTCTTCTGAACCTATAGGCGTGATGTAAAAGCAAATTTTAGACCACTCTATAGTGTCTTCCTTTGAGCTTAATACTCCTGCTACTTGCGGGGAATTAACCATCTTAGAAAATGAGGCGTCGGCCGTTTTTTCGGTCACCTCATCAATAACCTGATCTATAGATATTAGCGTCCCTGCGCCTTCGAGTGTTCTAAGTAGATCAAGGCCTTTTACATTAACGATGAAAGTGTCTACGAGTAATAGGGGACATACGAGTAATAGCGGACACCCATTAGCCGGTCCTGCGTCAATATCCAAAGTTTACCCGCCCTGCTTTTTAACAGCAGGGTGTTTTCCTCGTTAAACCTGAACAGTTGAACCGGTCGAGTCCGTTTCCTCGCCTGTGGCTACGACCGAGTCGCGCCAGTCACCCATATGGATCAAGCGGTGGTGATTCTTTGTAGTACCGCCCTGGCGGTAATCCGCCCCAGAGAAACGTTGGTGCCGCCAATGTGTCCAAAACGTGTCACAGAACCGTGGCTCATGTAAAAAATACACGTCCAGTCTCTACGGGCTCACTTGGCAGACGACTCGGGTACAACACACTCAGGCGGTGACAGCAGACCTCCACTCAGACCCGTTGGCTCATCCTGCCCAGTCCCCGAATTGGCTGATCTGCTCTCACCTTATTCACCCCTTAGGCGAAACAGCGTTTGGCATCGAAAGGCTGTTTTTCCTTCAGGATGTGGTAGCTCGCACGCGCCAGTTTGTGCGCCAGCGCCTTGGTAGCAACCACGTTGTTGGTTTTGGCTTTCTTCTTCTCGAAAAAGCGTTTGGCGTCTTCACTGAAGCGCCGGGCAAAGTTGGCCACTTCGATAAAGGCCCAGATCAAATAGGCATTGCCATTCCTGGTGTTGCCTTCACTCTTTTTCTTGCCGTTGGAATAATGAGCGCTATCCACGCAGCGAGCATACGAAGCAAAGTTGCCGACGTCGGCAAAACGCTCAATATTGCCTGTCTCTAGCATGATCACGATCGCGAGCACTTCGCCGATCCCTGGCATCGACTTAAGCAATGCGAACTCCGGGCGCAGTCGGGCGCCTTGTAGCAGTCTGGCTTCCAGGCACCCTATTTGGCTATTGAACGCCTCAATGATGGCGACGTTGGCTTTCATCGCCAGAGCCACATCGGGTGGCAGGCTCAGCCTGTCTACCGATGCGGCTGACAGGCGTTTGACTGCAGCGCTACTCAGTCGGCAACCCAGCTGACGAGCCATGATGTTTTCCACCGCCAGGATATGTTGAGTCCGGCTGCGTACTAACTGAATACGTTTACGGGC
Proteins encoded:
- a CDS encoding 5'-nucleotidase, lipoprotein e(P4) family; the protein is MKIKTKLATPFFFSFLMLQGAQTFADEAASPPSNLLTAAVAWKQTAAEFEALYYQGFNVARMHLDQALQAHKDGDRPLAIISDLDDTVLSSISYWGYMINSGKEFFDDNAWDQWVADNGPVATPGALDFLNYAQSKGVEIFYVTSRDQGENTFNYALENLRKNKLPFADEQHLTVYRDSSNKEPRQKEIAKDYEVVVMLGDNLNDFKRKYYVADVKQREELMTEDKEQFGRKFILFPNPTDGHWLKAVFGDSEPPATPENRAKFKAAASSTAWQPKQ
- a CDS encoding LysR family transcriptional regulator, whose protein sequence is MPKKPHLSQVSDFDLRLLRIFKTVAESGSFTAAESALGISRSAISLHMSDLEKRLGMRLCQRGRAGFALTDEGREVLRAGESVLVAIEGFRGEVNEMHQQLRGDLNVGIVNNLVTQPKMRITRALKAVRGQGAGVKINLSMSTPGEIERGLLDGRLHVGALPMISPLSGLDYSVLYEERSNLYCSHEHPFFGRASEVSNDELRSADAVVPSYRMTAEAIGLHQLLNFAATATDREGIAFLILTGSYIGYLPEHYASIWVEKGLMAPLSPERLFFDAKLAVATRKGCRQSLILERFLEALQHAL
- a CDS encoding alkyl/aryl-sulfatase; translated protein: MNLNALSTATLGSRSSPAKFWKVSTSFLLAASIIVSGQSWAAETAKPATDATKAANDALLKELPFDDKTSFELAHKGFIAPLPAEPIKGEKGNMIWDPSKYGFIKEGEAAPDTTNPSLWRQSQLINISGLFEVTDGIYQVRNYDLSNMTIVEGKDGITIFDPLISQETAKAALDLYYKHRPKKPVVAVIYTHSHVDHYGGVRGVVDEADVKAGKVKIYAPLGFLEHAVAENVMAGTAMSRRASYMYGNLLPPDAKGQLGAGLGTTTSAGTVTLIPPTDIIKETGETHVIDGLTYEFMYAPGSEAPAEMLYYIKEKKALNAAEDSTHTLHNTYSLRGAKIRDPLAWSKYLNEALKLWGDDVQVMYAMHHWPVWGNKEVREQLSLQRDMYRYINDETLRLANKGYTMTEIAEQVKLPKNIATKFSNRGYYGSLNHNVKATYVLYLGWFIGNPATLWELPPADKAKRYVEMMGGADAVLKKAKEYYDKGDFRWVAEVVNHVVFAEPDNQAAKNMQADALEQLGYQAESGPWRNFYLTGAQELRNGVQQLPTPDTASPDTVKAMDLDLFFDYLAMRLKGPDVADKHITLNLDFTDLKQKYTLEMVNGVLNHTEGMQAKNPDATVTLTRDTLNSVMLKQTTLKDAESSGDIKIEGDKGKLEELMSYMDDFDFWFNIVTP
- a CDS encoding IS110 family transposase, with protein sequence MKFCGIDLHSNNSVVVITDETDRVLLSRRCPNDLVKIVMLLEPHRAELAGVVVESTYNWYWLVDGLKGAGFEVKLANTVAMKRYDGLKHSDDQDDAAFLAHLLRLGILPTGYIHPPQERALRDLARKRIQLVRSRTQHILAVENIMARQLGCRLSSAAVKRLSAASVDRLSLPPDVALAMKANVAIIEAFNSQIGCLEARLLQGARLRPEFALLKSMPGIGEVLAIVIMLETGNIERFADVGNFASYARCVDSAHYSNGKKKSEGNTRNGNAYLIWAFIEVANFARRFSEDAKRFFEKKKAKTNNVVATKALAHKLARASYHILKEKQPFDAKRCFA